The nucleotide sequence AAGTCTCTAGCATCGTGGGAGGTATTGCTTATTGTTCCATCCTTTTGTATAATTTCCTGAAGGTTTAAGTTAGTTAGCAAGAATTCTTTGATCAAATCTATGTCCGTAATATGATTTACATCTCTCGCTGCCTTGTTCATTCTGCTAAAAACATATTCCCGGACCTGACTTTGGTTCTTCATAGCACATCCTAATGTTGTTCATTTATGAAACACAATTTCTGGTGCAATGAGATATCCAGAAGTATTTGGAAATTGTGAGGATTAGTTTGATGCAATTGAGCTAACACAGTAAAGGCTTATTACTATTATATCCATTTTCTCGTTTGTTGCCTTGCAAAGTATCATTTGCCTGCTGAAGTCAATCCATATTTCATATTCTTGCGTCACAGATTTTGTGTCTTTCTTTCAAGAATTAGAATTCAGACTCAATTTTTAATAATCTCTATGACTAAAAAGATTGGAcgttttgtttggttatagtGATTGAACAACTATAGGTTCCCTTAATATTTCCTTCAATATGTTTAAAGCCTGCTTCTGTTTTCAGGATCTGGTCAGTGCCGTGGAGAAATTCAACGTGGTCCTCGATAGCAAGAAACAGACAAATGGGTCTTACTACTTCCGTGCAGATGAGATTCCGACTCTAGGACTTGGTAGGTTCATATCTCCTCACATTACATCTTGCTTGTAGCACCACTAAGTTGGGTCATCTTAAGTCAGTATTTTATTGAACCAGACTATAGATGTAAAAACTAGGATCTTCAACTAATATCTTGGGGGTTCAGAAACAATAAATTCGTAGCATAGACAATGATGATAGTTGTATTAAATCGCAGGCCACAAGGAGAAGGCGTACACGTTGCTGCTGACGCGGATGAAGAGACTTGTAGTTGAGACAATGGACGGTGTTGTATCTTATAGAGTTGCATAGAGGGCCTGAGAGTAATCCAAGAGTAATCCAATATACAGTGATGTGATTTTTTAATAAGATCCTTGTGTGTTTTGCAAATCTTCACATCCTAACAGCTTTTCTATTGATTTGTGTATGATTTTGGTGTGTTTGAACGAATCCACAACAGAATATTACTAACCAATCCCCTATCAGTCTCATCCTTCTAtaacttattatcttattaCTCGTTTTATAAAAGACATAGATCAGGTAGTTGTAGCTGTTTCTCCAATTTTAACATTAGATTTGCAAAAGTGGGACCCACCACAACATTAGATTTTAACATTAGATTTGCAGAGCTGTAAAACTAGCTCCAAATGATATAGGCAaagcaaaaacaataataatttgaaaattgcaaaaagaaTACAATCCCCAGTCAAAAAATCTTCTTAAACCCCAATCTCTAGAATTACAAATGTTTCGGTATTCTATAAACTCTGAAAGCCAAACTGCGCTCCCGAATCCAAGCGACGGGCTtccgttttttttgtttcaaagaaaAGTTGCATGTGCCAATGGTCTTCACACATTCCATATATTAACACAAAGTATTGAAGcacgaaagaaagaaagaaagacgaaaaaaatagaaaacacatTATCAATGCGCAACCCAAAAACCCTATCAGACCAAATTCTCTACAACATCCTACGGTCATCCATCACACCCTCACACTCAGCTCTTTCCCTCTCCTTATTTTGATGCATTGGTCCAATCAATGCCTTGGTCCAACGTTGCTCCCACAATGTCTCGCTGACAATCGTGTCTTTCATTCTTTTGTTGGGGGGgctaattgtatattttcaccGGCTTCTCATATGCGTGTCGGTTCTACAAggacaaagcaaaaaaacaaaaaattaattttagcAAAAGTAGGACTTTGGTTACACCCAAATGtatctaataagtaataactatAAGAAAGTTCTACCTGGTTTGCAGCATAAGCCCTCTTAGGAGTAGTGTCAGTGTGCTCCAACCCCAGGTACTGCTCAAAAGCACCATAGAcatctcttctctgttttaccATTTTCAATCCGAAGACAGAAATGTTAGATCTTAGATATAAGCATGAGCTTTTCTACAAAATTGgaagagaagaagtaagaaCCTGAAATCGATTATAAACAATATCTGTGTCCTGCAAGTACTCTGGACGCCCCATTGACATAAACGCAAACTTCCACTACATAATGAATGAAGTATTAAGAATTGTAACATTTCCGCCAAACAGAGATTTAGCTTTGATCGCTACTCAATCGATCATGCATACCTTGGCAAAGTCCTCATCGGATACATGAAGCTTCTTTTGGATAcggttcttgatttcttcaagAGTTTCACCTTCATGGATTACCAAGAAGAAGGGTTCACCAAAGTTTTGCACTTGctgaagaacaaacaaaattgataaGACCCCTTGCCTCACTCCTCATAAGGGACTAAAActcttataaaaattaatataacaaaaacttGACAACATTATTTCACCTGATTTTGTCCAGTCTCCTTAGCAAAGTGGTATACAAGAATTAAGCGATCATTAGGACCGatgttcttctcttcttctggaATCTGAGAGTAAGGAGAACATAAGTCAACATCTATGAAGGATGGATTAAGAACCAGGGACAACTTGCATAAGATATTAAAACAATCGGCTACGATATGTTCTTAACAACATATCAAACTGTTTCTTGATCCAAGACACAAATACTATCCGCCTCAAGCATTCTGATCTAGTGTGCGAAGATTATAGCTCATCCATGGAATAACACTATCACatctattttgtttaatttgactTTAATAACGAATTGCATTCTGGGATCACAGGGAAACAAATCTACTAGTATACTTAGAAAAACAGAACTAATGAACAGTGAGACCATTAAGACTtaagaaaataccaaaaagcTGTGATGATAGAagtaagagaaaaagaaggcGCAGCCTAGTAACATACCTCCTCAGCTCGTAAAGTCCAGTACTGGTCATTTATATTCTCAATTCTTTCAGTTGACGGGAAAATCTGCAAGGCATAAATACATCGGATTAATGTTCATTATACTTTGGAGAATCATGAGATACGGTAGACAAGAAGCCATCATCTTTAGGTTCATAACAACATTGactacaatcatatatataaaagtagagtttcagtttctccttattggtccacttggcaatgtaattttaacaaaaaaagataagataagaaGTCGTTTGTTACCTTGTAGATTTTGTGGTAAAACACCTCAAGCAATCTCAGTTCTGCATCCGGATGCGAAAGCTCCACCTGATTCAGGCATATACCTTAGATTTACTTGCATAGCATCAAATGGGTAACTTTATtgaaaaattcattaaaatttatAGCCCggaaatcataattttctcaGCAACAAACATGGAGGTGCCCAATACTCTGGATGTGAATTTTGAGCTTTCAATATCAGTGGATTGTTAATTTAACATGGTCCTCTCAGTGATATATAGACAATCCACAGAtcactttacaaaacaaaacaagccaTTTGACAGAGAAGTTGCAACTTAATTGACCCACCTTTGTTTTAAGTTCATTAATAACATCTCCGACCGTGCTTTGTTTAGGTAGTCTGATGTTGTGGATTACTACCTGTAGGGTGATGGTTAAAAGGCTTGGAAGttatattaaatattcaaatgaaGACTATGAATCACAAATAATAATCTACACATACTTCTTCCTTCGTGGCATGATGGAAAGCAACTTTTAAGGTTTTAAGACCTTGCAATTCTGGAAGAGGAATGTCCAGAacttcataatataaaatgtccGACgtctgaccaaaaaaaaatcaaataagcaaagattttttttatagaaaaataaataaaggatgATGAACTTCATGTCATTACCTGATTGTAGTGAACCAACATATCTGACAAATGGTCTACTCCACGGTATTTGATAGGCTGAGGCTTGGGTTGCTGAGAATAGCAATTGTGAGATGTGAGCCTAAGTTTGGATGGATCGTCAAGAGCAAGTTTCTCAGCCACTCTTTCCACCACATCGTCATAAGTGTGCAGCTTCGACCtaaggaaaaaataattatgaaataagTAAGCAGCTTCGACCTAAGGAAAAGAGAATCATGAAATTTCACTTgaaacaaatttgtttatagAGGTACTTACAACTCCAGAACAAACTCATCTTCTTTAGGTTTTTCCAGAGCACGAAACTGGACCagctacaaaattacaaatcgAGAATAGTTAACGGCCAACCGAATCATGCCAGCTAGAAACAATTTCACAGAACATCCTCAAACTCAAATTTGCTATGAAAACACATGCTCAGATTAAGGTTTGCACAACATCAGCATTTCACttgtcaaaatattttattatcagAGAATGTATGCTGATGTTGTCCAAACCTTAATCTGATCACGTGTTTTCATAGCAAATTTGAGGATGTTCCTATGGTTATGGTTATTCTTAGTCTACCTCTACCAAGCTTTCATTTAGGGAACAGTACTTAGTAGAATTATACCTGTCTATTCTGGACATATTCAAGAAACGAAGGCACAGCTGGGTATCGGCATTCAATTTCCTTATTAACTAGAGGTTTCTGGAAGCAAATGATATCTCCATCTTCAATCTGCTAGCAAGAAACACAAATGTCACCAAAGAGAAAAGAGACTGAAAGATACGGTAGATTCGGTAGATTCAAGTGAAACATTACTTGACACAGTCTGAATGAAGTTTTCTTATCCAAGTGTTCGCACATAACACAAGGTTCAAACTTGATTTCCTGTAAATAAGCCCCAAAAATTGTTacataacataataaataaccataagCATGATAAAAAGGTAAAGAGGCACCAGCAGCTGCAAACCTCAAAAAGTTCTATTTCTTCATCAGGGGCAAAGCCAACCATTTCATTCAGTTTTCCAGTTATATCCATAGGCTTACTGGAACTTTTCACCATCAGCCTGCCAGCATAGCTGGTAGTAcaagaaaaagatttcaaaaaaatattagaaaagaaaacaaggtatagtggattttttaaaaaagggacaaaagaagacaaaacgGTTAGAACTCTTCTGATCACATAAAAATGGGAAGAAGGATCTTGTTCTCGTAGAATAATTGTTACTTAAGTAGTGGTAGACCACTTTATATAGTAGCCAGAGCGAATAAATAAGAGGGCAATATTACCTTAATACTGCCTTCTCGGGGTCATATAgcttaaagaaaagaagaatatcttcttttgatttttcaggaGGAGGGATAGGACGTAAATCCTGCATTATTAAAGAATTAGTTACAAAAAAGCTCATCTTCTCTGCAGATCAATTAgcttctgtttttctttctttgatacAGGTCTCAACAATTAAACTTTTCAACCAGGAGTTCTTACCAGGTGCTCTACTTCCAGAAAAAGCTTTAGTTCTGCGGTGTTTGCCTTGTTAGATGCTTCTCTTATTTGTCCAACCTACAAAATAAACGCATTAGTACGTGACACATAGAAAGTTATTCCCacgtttcaaaaataaagtTACCGGTATAATAAATAAGGGAAATTCATTTCAAAGCAGACAGATACTGTACTGGGAATTCTGATCTAAAGATATAACAGGTTCCAAAATACATGATTAGAAAAACTTGAAACTGAAAAATCAGATGTAAATATAGAAAATCAAAAGGTAGTAGATGATCAGATTCTATAATAGCTATAGTATTAATTCAATATAAACTCGTAGTCCAGAAGAAAGAGGCAAACTATGTGCATGAATAGCATTGAAAAGGATTAAAGTACCGGTTGTAATTCTTCCTGAGGCGTAAGGGGGCGATTAGGACGGTATGTATGATTTTGTCGCTTTGCCCAAATCCAGAACCTTTGTAACTGAACAGGTATTCCAAATTCTTTGGCTACCTCCTCCTGTATTAGCATAAAATTGAAGATCAACGACTGTTCAAGTTTATAGTACATAAAGAACTTTCTTGTTAGCAGCAATTTAAAACATTTCCCTGAAATCCAGATCAATTGTTCTTCGTCTTTCCAGGCAGAATCAAGTTACCAGAATTACCGTTTTCACATACCCCATTTCATCAATAGTTGTAATTTCTTCCCGTTTTGGAAACGGGAAATATAAGATACCCAGCAAGTACCTTAAATTGTTGAAATGGTGTCTGTTTCTGGATCCGGAAACTGCGAACTTTGTCATGATCCACAAgatcaaaatatatatcctTCCCAATTTGTTCCTTAAGGTCTTCATCTCTTGCAACCTATAATGTTAGATTATATTAGTTCCAGAGCACGAAACTACACTCTGAAACATTCCAAAGCATACTATCAGGCGtaagtaaataagaaaaacaaaccttgaTTATAGTAAATAGGTGAGCTTGTGCCTTGtatcttcttttatcttccttttcttcttgttctttcttcaGCCTCACCTGTCAAAATGTAATGACAGATCAGGTAAAACCAAGACGCAAATAAATTACTATGAAGAtgccacacaaaaaaattaccCTTAAATGTTCTGCTATGTCTTTCTCATCAACGTTGCAGATTATTTTATCTTTGTCACTGTCCCGGATGTATACAAGCATGTATGCATTTGAGTACTTTGTGAATTTGAAAGGAGGGTTATTGAAACCAGGATTAGTCTGTGGGAGCTGCAAAGACACCAAAGCAAATATGTAAGGAAATAGCAATTGAGATTGGGGTGCAAATCATAGAAAATGGAGTAAGAAAATGCNTTGTTCCTTAAGGTCTTCATCTCTTGCAACCTATAATGTTAGATTATATTAGTTCCAGAGCACGAAACTACACTCTGAAACATTCCAAAGCATACTATCGGGCGtaagtaaataagaaaaacaaaccttgaTTATAGTAAATAGGTGAGCTTGTGCCTTGtatcttcttttatcttccttttcttcttgttctttcttcaGCCTCACCTGTCAAAATGTAATGACAGATCAGGTAAAACCAAGACGCAAATAAATTACTATGAAGAtgccacacaaaaaaattaccCTTAAATGTTCTGCTATGTCTTTCTCATCAACGTTGCAGATTATTTTATCTTTGTCACTGTCCCGGATGTATACAAGCATGTATGCATTTGAGTACTTTGTGAATTTGAAAGGAGGGTTATTGAAACCAGGATTAGTCTGTGGGAGCTGCAAAGACACCAAAGCAAATATGTAAGGAAATAGCAATTGAGATTGGGGTGCAAATCATAGAAAATGGAGTAAGAAAATgcaacctcttcttcaccaccatATTGCTCCTCCAATGCCCTTTTCAAATCTTCCTTGGTTACTCGTTCATCATCAAATTTATACCTGAAAAGTAGAAGTTTGAACTAGTTTATGAGAAATATTTCACAAACATGATTTGGACGAATTGCACAAAAGTGTGACTTTGACAATAACATCAGCATAAGATTGCTAAATTACTCTTCAAATTGAACTACTTCGTAGCTCCCAAAATATAAAACttgtttgagtaaaaaaaaaccatggatGTCATTTCGACAATAGAAAGAATGCATACCACTGATCTGTGAGTGTAGGCCTTATAAAAGCGTAATAGTGCCCACCATGTACTCCTCCACTATGAACTAAGACACTGCAGACAAGTAACAGCTAGCAGGTCAAGCAGGAAAATACAACAGCAACCAAATAAAATGATAACATTTTTCTATATCTTTCActcctaaaataataattaactgtgCATGTACAGGTGTAAATTTTAGCTACGTAAAGCAGATTCCTTGAGAAGACCTAGCAGATAATCAAACAAATACTAATTCGCAAGACGCCATACCACATAATAAACGGTGGCAttttatagagaaaataatCTGTGAAAGCAACCTCCTGAGGAATTCACTACATCTGAATaaaagatcaaaagaaaaaatatatacctGTGAAGAGTATAAAGGTTGCGGACACTCCTGTCAGCATCAGGAGATAGATACTTTCCATCTTCTCTATCAAGATCCAGTTCAAGAGGGAACTCATACCGATCATTTATCTATCAATAAAAGCTACATCAGCACTCACAAATCCAAGAATCACCAAACGCGAAAGTATAATTCATAGTCACAACCACAAGTTCACTTCGTAGGCGCATGTGAATTCAAATACTAACCTTCACCATGGTGTCCCTCATAAAGTCATATTCAAACCTCTTGAGCTGGAGTTGAAGAACCGGTGGAAAGTCAATGAAAAGAACACCTTTTTTTGCATCCTGAAACCAAAGACATCAAATTCCCCCAGAATAAGACTAGATAAGGGGACTGCATTTGTCATAGTAACAGCTTCGACTGTGGTTATTTAAGTTGGCTTAGAGAACAATACTACTAAACAAAGTTTCACAATATCTCCTAGTTTAGGTTGCTCCGTAAAACTCTCTCATTATGAAATATCCACACGTTTTAGTATGCAGAATAGTAAAGGTGAGAAAAGAGTTGCTAGATACCCAAATAAGCCTGTTGTTAATCACTTACCCATAcccaaaatgaaaaagaaagagtgaAGACAACCGACCTGTAAACCATGTCCTTCTGCATGATATTTGTTGTCTCCTTCAAGACGTTCAACCTCAACGTACTTGTCAAAAGAAGCATAAACATCCTTGCAGCCTTTAACATCTAGCTGAAGGTCTGCCATAAGATAAGAACATTATAACAAGGTTGATGTGATGGAAAAAGACAACAGAGTGCAATTGTATAAATAGAATAAGACAACAGACTGTAACTGTATAAATAGAATAAGACGAATAGTGATATTGTATATTACTATACCGTAAAATGATTCTTTCCGAGTAGATTTGAAATCTACATTTATGCACTCAATATAATTCATATGGTGGCCCTCAAATAGCTGTTGTATTGTTCCCTCCACAACAGTTCCCTATagaaaaggattaaaaaaagctcaaaacaagaaacaccaaCTGAGAAGTAAATCACGGcctaacaacaaaagaaaaattacctTCATTTTGTCCTCAAGCTTTTCGCAGAGAACTCGATTGAGTTCTTGCACATCATGTTGCATGAAAGAATCATATGTATCCCAACCAAACGACTTTGTCAGCTCTTTTGTTGCAACACTAGTGTCATTATATTGGAGCTTGTAAAACAAACTTTGGAGAGCCAAAGGTATACTTGCTGTGGGTGCATCATTCTCAGTTGTCGGCATGTGGTATACAGCCTACAAGCAACATGCAAAATTCAGTCGTCTGGTTTAGATTCAGTGAGAACCGTAGAATTtcacaaactgaagaaaaaaaacaaaagcgaATCTAACCTTTCTGAAGTAAGGTATGTGGTATAGTGTCTGTAGGAGAGAATTCATGTAACAAGTTGCACCTTGGTT is from Camelina sativa cultivar DH55 chromosome 20, Cs, whole genome shotgun sequence and encodes:
- the LOC104768860 gene encoding ubiquitin carboxyl-terminal hydrolase 12 isoform X2; translation: MTMMTPPPVDPEDEEMLVPNSDLVEGPAQPMEVDASVVTQPETAVSTVENQPAEDPPSLKFTWTVPNFSRQNTRKHYSEVFVVGGYKWRILIFPKGNNVDHLSMYLDVSDAASLPYGWSRYAQFSLAVVNQIHTRYTIRKETQHQFNARESDWGFTSFMPLSELYDPSRGYLVNDTVLVEAEVAVRKVLDYWSYDSKKETGFVGLKNQGATCYMNSLLQTLYHIPYFRKAVYHMPTTENDAPTASIPLALQSLFYKLQYNDTSVATKELTKSFGWDTYDSFMQHDVQELNRVLCEKLEDKMKGTVVEGTIQQLFEGHHMNYIECINVDFKSTRKESFYDLQLDVKGCKDVYASFDKYVEVERLEGDNKYHAEGHGLQDAKKGVLFIDFPPVLQLQLKRFEYDFMRDTMVKINDRYEFPLELDLDREDGKYLSPDADRSVRNLYTLHSVLVHSGGVHGGHYYAFIRPTLTDQWYKFDDERVTKEDLKRALEEQYGGEEELPQTNPGFNNPPFKFTKYSNAYMLVYIRDSDKDKIICNVDEKDIAEHLRVRLKKEQEEKEDKRRYKAQAHLFTIIKVARDEDLKEQIGKDIYFDLVDHDKVRSFRIQKQTPFQQFKEEVAKEFGIPVQLQRFWIWAKRQNHTYRPNRPLTPQEELQPVGQIREASNKANTAELKLFLEVEHLDLRPIPPPEKSKEDILLFFKLYDPEKAVLSYAGRLMVKSSSKPMDITGKLNEMVGFAPDEEIELFEEIKFEPCVMCEHLDKKTSFRLCQIEDGDIICFQKPLVNKEIECRYPAVPSFLEYVQNRQLVQFRALEKPKEDEFVLELSKLHTYDDVVERVAEKLALDDPSKLRLTSHNCYSQQPKPQPIKYRGVDHLSDMLVHYNQTSDILYYEVLDIPLPELQGLKTLKVAFHHATKEEVVIHNIRLPKQSTVGDVINELKTKVELSHPDAELRLLEVFYHKIYKIFPSTERIENINDQYWTLRAEEIPEEEKNIGPNDRLILVYHFAKETGQNQQVQNFGEPFFLVIHEGETLEEIKNRIQKKLHVSDEDFAKWKFAFMSMGRPEYLQDTDIVYNRFQRRDVYGAFEQYLGLEHTDTTPKRAYAANQNRHAYEKPVKIYN
- the LOC104768860 gene encoding ubiquitin carboxyl-terminal hydrolase 12 isoform X3, translating into MTMMTPPPVDQPEDEEMLVPNSDLVEGPAQPMEVTQPETAVSTVENQPAEDPPSLKFTWTVPNFSRQNTRKHYSEVFVVGGYKWRILIFPKGNNVDHLSMYLDVSDAASLPYGWSRYAQFSLAVVNQIHTRYTIRKETQHQFNARESDWGFTSFMPLSELYDPSRGYLVNDTVLVEAEVAVRKVLDYWSYDSKKETGFVGLKNQGATCYMNSLLQTLYHIPYFRKAVYHMPTTENDAPTASIPLALQSLFYKLQYNDTSVATKELTKSFGWDTYDSFMQHDVQELNRVLCEKLEDKMKGTVVEGTIQQLFEGHHMNYIECINVDFKSTRKESFYDLQLDVKGCKDVYASFDKYVEVERLEGDNKYHAEGHGLQDAKKGVLFIDFPPVLQLQLKRFEYDFMRDTMVKINDRYEFPLELDLDREDGKYLSPDADRSVRNLYTLHSVLVHSGGVHGGHYYAFIRPTLTDQWYKFDDERVTKEDLKRALEEQYGGEEELPQTNPGFNNPPFKFTKYSNAYMLVYIRDSDKDKIICNVDEKDIAEHLRVRLKKEQEEKEDKRRYKAQAHLFTIIKVARDEDLKEQIGKDIYFDLVDHDKVRSFRIQKQTPFQQFKEEVAKEFGIPVQLQRFWIWAKRQNHTYRPNRPLTPQEELQPVGQIREASNKANTAELKLFLEVEHLDLRPIPPPEKSKEDILLFFKLYDPEKAVLSYAGRLMVKSSSKPMDITGKLNEMVGFAPDEEIELFEEIKFEPCVMCEHLDKKTSFRLCQIEDGDIICFQKPLVNKEIECRYPAVPSFLEYVQNRQLVQFRALEKPKEDEFVLELSKLHTYDDVVERVAEKLALDDPSKLRLTSHNCYSQQPKPQPIKYRGVDHLSDMLVHYNQTSDILYYEVLDIPLPELQGLKTLKVAFHHATKEEVVIHNIRLPKQSTVGDVINELKTKVELSHPDAELRLLEVFYHKIYKIFPSTERIENINDQYWTLRAEEIPEEEKNIGPNDRLILVYHFAKETGQNQQVQNFGEPFFLVIHEGETLEEIKNRIQKKLHVSDEDFAKWKFAFMSMGRPEYLQDTDIVYNRFQRRDVYGAFEQYLGLEHTDTTPKRAYAANQNRHAYEKPVKIYN
- the LOC104768860 gene encoding ubiquitin carboxyl-terminal hydrolase 12 isoform X1, which codes for MTMMTPPPVDQPEDEEMLVPNSDLVEGPAQPMEVDASVVTQPETAVSTVENQPAEDPPSLKFTWTVPNFSRQNTRKHYSEVFVVGGYKWRILIFPKGNNVDHLSMYLDVSDAASLPYGWSRYAQFSLAVVNQIHTRYTIRKETQHQFNARESDWGFTSFMPLSELYDPSRGYLVNDTVLVEAEVAVRKVLDYWSYDSKKETGFVGLKNQGATCYMNSLLQTLYHIPYFRKAVYHMPTTENDAPTASIPLALQSLFYKLQYNDTSVATKELTKSFGWDTYDSFMQHDVQELNRVLCEKLEDKMKGTVVEGTIQQLFEGHHMNYIECINVDFKSTRKESFYDLQLDVKGCKDVYASFDKYVEVERLEGDNKYHAEGHGLQDAKKGVLFIDFPPVLQLQLKRFEYDFMRDTMVKINDRYEFPLELDLDREDGKYLSPDADRSVRNLYTLHSVLVHSGGVHGGHYYAFIRPTLTDQWYKFDDERVTKEDLKRALEEQYGGEEELPQTNPGFNNPPFKFTKYSNAYMLVYIRDSDKDKIICNVDEKDIAEHLRVRLKKEQEEKEDKRRYKAQAHLFTIIKVARDEDLKEQIGKDIYFDLVDHDKVRSFRIQKQTPFQQFKEEVAKEFGIPVQLQRFWIWAKRQNHTYRPNRPLTPQEELQPVGQIREASNKANTAELKLFLEVEHLDLRPIPPPEKSKEDILLFFKLYDPEKAVLSYAGRLMVKSSSKPMDITGKLNEMVGFAPDEEIELFEEIKFEPCVMCEHLDKKTSFRLCQIEDGDIICFQKPLVNKEIECRYPAVPSFLEYVQNRQLVQFRALEKPKEDEFVLELSKLHTYDDVVERVAEKLALDDPSKLRLTSHNCYSQQPKPQPIKYRGVDHLSDMLVHYNQTSDILYYEVLDIPLPELQGLKTLKVAFHHATKEEVVIHNIRLPKQSTVGDVINELKTKVELSHPDAELRLLEVFYHKIYKIFPSTERIENINDQYWTLRAEEIPEEEKNIGPNDRLILVYHFAKETGQNQQVQNFGEPFFLVIHEGETLEEIKNRIQKKLHVSDEDFAKWKFAFMSMGRPEYLQDTDIVYNRFQRRDVYGAFEQYLGLEHTDTTPKRAYAANQNRHAYEKPVKIYN
- the LOC104768860 gene encoding ubiquitin carboxyl-terminal hydrolase 12 isoform X4, giving the protein MTMMTPPPVDPEDEEMLVPNSDLVEGPAQPMEVTQPETAVSTVENQPAEDPPSLKFTWTVPNFSRQNTRKHYSEVFVVGGYKWRILIFPKGNNVDHLSMYLDVSDAASLPYGWSRYAQFSLAVVNQIHTRYTIRKETQHQFNARESDWGFTSFMPLSELYDPSRGYLVNDTVLVEAEVAVRKVLDYWSYDSKKETGFVGLKNQGATCYMNSLLQTLYHIPYFRKAVYHMPTTENDAPTASIPLALQSLFYKLQYNDTSVATKELTKSFGWDTYDSFMQHDVQELNRVLCEKLEDKMKGTVVEGTIQQLFEGHHMNYIECINVDFKSTRKESFYDLQLDVKGCKDVYASFDKYVEVERLEGDNKYHAEGHGLQDAKKGVLFIDFPPVLQLQLKRFEYDFMRDTMVKINDRYEFPLELDLDREDGKYLSPDADRSVRNLYTLHSVLVHSGGVHGGHYYAFIRPTLTDQWYKFDDERVTKEDLKRALEEQYGGEEELPQTNPGFNNPPFKFTKYSNAYMLVYIRDSDKDKIICNVDEKDIAEHLRVRLKKEQEEKEDKRRYKAQAHLFTIIKVARDEDLKEQIGKDIYFDLVDHDKVRSFRIQKQTPFQQFKEEVAKEFGIPVQLQRFWIWAKRQNHTYRPNRPLTPQEELQPVGQIREASNKANTAELKLFLEVEHLDLRPIPPPEKSKEDILLFFKLYDPEKAVLSYAGRLMVKSSSKPMDITGKLNEMVGFAPDEEIELFEEIKFEPCVMCEHLDKKTSFRLCQIEDGDIICFQKPLVNKEIECRYPAVPSFLEYVQNRQLVQFRALEKPKEDEFVLELSKLHTYDDVVERVAEKLALDDPSKLRLTSHNCYSQQPKPQPIKYRGVDHLSDMLVHYNQTSDILYYEVLDIPLPELQGLKTLKVAFHHATKEEVVIHNIRLPKQSTVGDVINELKTKVELSHPDAELRLLEVFYHKIYKIFPSTERIENINDQYWTLRAEEIPEEEKNIGPNDRLILVYHFAKETGQNQQVQNFGEPFFLVIHEGETLEEIKNRIQKKLHVSDEDFAKWKFAFMSMGRPEYLQDTDIVYNRFQRRDVYGAFEQYLGLEHTDTTPKRAYAANQNRHAYEKPVKIYN